In Campylobacter showae, the genomic stretch TCCTTAATTTTTTTAAAAATTTCCAAATACCACTGCCATGGCGTCTCAGGGTTGTGCGCCGAGACGATGTGTATCTCTTTTGCGCCGCCGGCAACGCTTTTTTCGACGATTTTTAGTATTTCATCGTGGCTCATCGTGTATGGGTTTGGATTTTTGCGGTTTGCGGAAAATGCGCAAAATTTACACACGTCCGCGCAGATATTAGTCGGGTTTATGTGGCGATTTACGTTAAAAAATACCTTTTTGCCGTGCAGTTTTTGCCGTTTGGCGTTTGCGAATTTGCCCAGCGTAAAAAGGTCTAGGTCGTACAAGCCGGCGCATTCGTCCGCGTCCAGACGTTCGCCGCTTTGGAGTTTGTCTATTAAATTTGTCAAATTTTATTCCGAAAATAGATATTAAACGGCGATTATATGTTAAAAAAGCTTTGTTTTTGCAAAATTTTAGTATCATCGGATAAAATTTACACAAAAAGACGGCGGTAAAAAAATGGCTTTAAAAGGAAATTTAAACGGCGTTTTAGGATGCGCAAATTTAGCCTCGCAGCTAAAAAAGCTTCAGGGCAAGGGCTTTGCAAATTTCATCGCAAAGCAAAGCGACGAGCTGATAAAAGCTCTGTGCGCACGGGTTTTGGACGAGATTTTTGCGGACTTTAACCCAGATGTCGATTTTATCCCGTTTTGCGTCATCGCTACCGAAAAATACGCCGACAACCTCATCTCCACAAGCTCGGTTTTAGAAATTTTAATCGTCTTTAAAGAAAACGCGGGCTTTAACGTCAAATTTATCCTAAAAAAGCTAGTCGCCGCGCTGGAAGGCTCAAATTTAAAGCTAAATATTAAAATTTGCGAGCTGGGCGAAATTTACGAAGCGCACAAAAACGACCATAAAGCAAAGGCCGCATTTAGCCGTATCCGCTACATCTGCGGCTCGCGTACGCTCTACAAAGCCGCTCGCTCACAGATTTATAAAACTCGCGAGTTTAACGCGCAAGAAAATCTCAAATTTTACGCCAAAAATCTAGGCGCCTTTAACGAGATCCCAAACATCAAGCAAGAGCCCGATCTAAAAAACGACCTTGGCGGCACGAACGACATCTACTATCTAAACTGCGCTCTAAACGGCTTTGAAAACGAGATCAGCATGCGCTCGCAGGCTCTAAAATTTATCGACGAAAAGGAGCTTAGCGCGCTAAATTTGGCGACTGATTTTATTCTCTGCGTAAAATCGGCTCAAAATTTAACCCTGGGCTCGGACGTTTTCGCCCCTGCCAAGCTAAACGAGATCACCGCGCTCATGCAAACCAAGTCCAAAAAGACGCAAGAAAACAGCAGCGTCATCTCGCAAAAACTCTTTTTCTGCATGCACTCAGTCGCGGTTTTCTCGCGCTATCTGGTCGCTAGCTTTTACAGGAGCAAATTTAAAAGCGGGGCGAAATTTAGCGAGCTACGAGCCGCGCGGCTAAAAAACGGATTTTATAGATTTGAAAATACGATTTACGTCCCGCTGCACGTCCGCCCTCGCCCTTTAAACGCCGTATTAAAGCAGCTTTTGACTCTTGGCGATGCGGAGTATAAATTTGACGTCGGTACGATCTTTTACCTAAAACGCGCGCAAATCAGCAAAGAGGATGCCGAGGATTCGCTCGCGCTTTTTAGAAAAATTTTGATGCGAAACCACGCTCACTGCATCATCAAGGCGCTTTTGGACGCGGAGATTTTGCCCGTTTTGGTTAAACCGCTCGAGCACGCCGTAAATTTGGCCGAATTTGACGGCTACCATAAATTTAGCGTCGGCGAGCACTGCGTTTTAAGCGTCAAATTTGCCGAAAATATCAAAGATAAATTCGTAAAATCGCTCTACGACGAGCTTTGCATCGAGGGGCGCACGCTGCTAAAGCTAGCATTGCTCCTGCATGACGCGGGCAAAGGTCTAGGCGGCGATCACTCGGTCGTGGGTTCAAATATCTTTCGCGCCTACGCCGCAAAGCTAAATTTGAGCGCAAAAGCCGTAAATATCGGCGTTACGCTCGTGCGCTACCACACGCTGATGAACGACGTGGCAAACCGCGAGGACATCTACGATCAGCGCACGATTTTTAGCTTTATCTCAAAACTAGGCGATCCGCAAACGCTAAAACTCTCCTATATCGTCGCTTATTGCGTGATAAACGCGACCGACGAAAAGCTCTATACGCCCTATCTGGCGCGACTTTTGCGCGAGCTTTACGGCATTTGCTTACAAAGCTTTGAGGATGAAAATCTGCTTGATGAAGCTTCAAGGCGCGTAAAAAAGGAGCTTAGTATCAGGAGAAACGCTAAATTTGCGGCTTTAAACGAAAATTTGAGAGAAAAAATTTTCGCTATCAGGTCAAATTTGCTCTTTGCTAAATACCAACCAGCAGATATCATCGGCATCGCCTGGGCCGCGCAAAACGCTGATAAACTAAGCGTGCAGGTGCAAAATCACCAAAGCCTGAGCATCGAAATTTACGCGCAAAACTATCCAAATTTAGCCGTTTTGCTCTCGGCTCTGGCGCACCTTGATCTTGGATTTATGGAGATTTTTGAGCTGTTTGACGGTAAATTTTACGTCAAGCTAGAGTTTAACAAAAACGTAAAATCAAGCGAGCTAGAAACTTTAAAAAACCTCATCGAGATCTCGCTAAAAAGCGGCGCCTCAGCGCAGATAAATCGCCCGACAATACTAAAAGGCGAGCTAAATTTTGACCCAAACCACTCGCAAGAGTACGCAAAACTGGGCATAAACGCAAAAGATCAGCGCGGGCTGATGGCTTACGTATTGGGAGTTTTTAAGGAATTTGATGTAAAAATAGCCAACGCCAGAATCCAAACCGTAAAAAACAGGACGCGAAATTTGCTGCTTATCGAAAAGCGCGAGGGCGTGGATTTGGGCGAAATTTTAAAATTATTAGAAAGCGAGTAAACATGTGCGGAATCGTCGGTTACGTCGGCAATAGAGAAAAAAGGGAGTTTATTTTAAACGGATTAAAAGAGCTTGAGTACCGCGGCTACGATAGCGCAGGCATGGCGGTGATGAGCCTGGATGGCGGTTGCGACAAATGCACGCAGGAGATCGCCTTTTTTAAAGCCACCGGCAAGCTTGAAAATTTAGCCAAAAAATCAGAGGGCTTTAGCTCTAGCGGCGAAGGCGTCGCGATCGGACACACGCGCTGGGCTACGCACGGCAAACCTACCGAGATCAACGCCCACCCGCATCTAGGCGAGCACTCTTTCGTCGTTCATAACGGCATCATCGAAAACTACAAAGAGCTAAAAGAGGAGCTCGAGGCAAAGGGCGTTAGCTTCCTTAGCCAAACCGATACCGAAGTCATCGTGCATCTTTTTGAAGAAAATTTAAAAGCTATCGGCGAACCTTTTAAGGCATACGAAGCCACGGTCGCGCGCCTACACGGTGCATACGCGACGCTGCTTATCACCAAAACGGCTCCTGGGAAAATATTTTTCGCTAAGGACGCCGCGCCGCTAGCCATCGGCAAAAGCGAGGGCAAAGAGGTATTTTTCGCCTCCTCTGACGCCCCGCTGATCGGCCTAGCCAAAGAGGTATGCTACCTTGACGACAAAAGCTACGGATTTGTTAGCATTGACGAGATCGCGGTTTTTAAAGACGCAAAAAAACTAAGCCCGAGCTTTGCCGCGCTGCCTGCGGATAAAAGCTACGCGCAAAAAGAAGGCTACCGCTTTTTCATGGAAAAAGAGATCTACGAACAAAGCGCGGTAGTCTCAGAAACTCTAATGGGACGCGTCAAAGAGGATGCGGTAGGGCTTGAAAATTTAACCGACGAGTATCTACGAAATATCGACGATATCGTGATTTGCGCATGCGGCACGAGCTACCACGCAGCCCTTACCGCTAGCTATCTTTTTGAGAGGCTAGCAGACACGAGAGCCAAGGTCGAGATCGCGAGCGAATTTCGCTATAGACGCCCGAAACTAAACAAAAACGCTCTTTTTATCGTCATCTCGCAAAGCGGCGAAACCGCCGATACCCTAGAGGCGCTAAAAATCGCCAAGCAAGCGGGGCTAAAGACGCTAGCTATCTGCAACGTCGATAACTCCTCGATCGTGCGCCTAGCGGACGACACCCTGCTAACTCGCGCGGGCATCGAAAAGGGCGTAGCCAGCACCAAAGCCTTCGCCACGCAAGTAGTAACGCTGTGGATGCTAGCGCTGCAAATCGCGCAAGCTAAAGCCTCCATAAGCAAAGAAGAGCTAAAAAACGAGATCGCAGCACTCCTGCACGTTCCGCAAATTTTAAACATCAGCAAAGAGCCGCAAGAGCGCATCCGCCGCCTAGCCAAGCACTATTTGCACGGCCACGGATTCTTTTTTATCGGGCGCGATATATTTTATCCGCTTGCGCTCGAGGGCGCGCTAAAGCTCAAAGAGATCTCCTATCTGCACGCCGAGGGCTACCCTGCGGGCGAGATGAAGCACGGTCCTATCGCGCTTGCCGACGAGAGGCTATTTACGATCGCGCTGATGCCGCAAACCGTCCTTTACGACAAAACCAAAAGCAACGTCGAGGAGCTAGCCGCTCGCGACGCCTACATACTTGCGATTAGCCCCGAGGAGTTCGAGCTTAGCGACGATTTTATCAAAACGAGCAAGCAAGCTCACCCGATGAGCGAGTTTTTCGAGATGATGATTATCTTGCAGCTTTTTGCGCTGGAAATCGCCGTGAGGCTGGGCAACGACGTAGATATGCCGCGAAATCTCGCTAAAAGCGTAACTGTAGAGTAAATTAATAGGCGAAATTTGACGGATGACGCTAAATTTCGCTTTTAATCCTAATCTGTAAATTTAGGCTAGAAGCCACTCGCCTGAATTTCTCTCAAACTTTATTCTCGATTTAAATACAAATTTATCGGCACCCCGGAGTATCATGCAAAATTTAAACGAAAAATACGAAATTTATCAAAAAAGAGTTGATAAAAAAGTGCGCCGCCTCGCGTCGCTGATGAACGATGCAAAATGGCTTAAGCTCTGCGAAATTTTAGATGCCTCGGAGTGCAAGGGTATACGCGTAAAGCTGCTATCAAGCGACGAGGAGATCGCGCTCGTCTGCGGCTTTGGGTGTTTACAGGACGGGTATTTTGACTGCGCCAACGGAGTTATTTTATTTAAAAATCTGCGCTAGATTTTCATGCCTAAATTTTACGAGCAAACGCGTATGAACAGAACCGAAAAGCTCGCCTCTAAATTTATCCCAAATCCGCTTGAAACGGTGCTAGACGCCATAACAAAGGCGGGTAAATTTGACTACGAAATAGACGAAAGCGGGCTAAAAATTTACGGATATAGATAAATTTGGCACAGGCAAACGAAGTCAAATTTAAAGCGCGCTTGCTCGCCAAATGCGGCGAAATTTGATAAAATTTGACGAAATTTAACCAAAAGGAGCAAAAATGAGCGCTCATCTATGCCCAAAATGCGGCGAAAATACGATCTATTTCGACGGCATCTGCCACTCGTGCCGCCAAAAGCAGAGGCGGGATGAAATTTTAAACCTAAGCGCGGACGAAGTAGAAGCGATGATCCTAAAAATCGCGGAGCGAATCGATGAGATCGAAAAATGGAATGAGATTTGCAATGATTTTTGGGCGCTTTTTAGCCTGCTGAGCATCCACGATCCAAGGATCGCGCGAGCTGCGGCGGCAAAGGAAATTTACTATCCGCCAGAGCTC encodes the following:
- a CDS encoding HD domain-containing protein, producing the protein MALKGNLNGVLGCANLASQLKKLQGKGFANFIAKQSDELIKALCARVLDEIFADFNPDVDFIPFCVIATEKYADNLISTSSVLEILIVFKENAGFNVKFILKKLVAALEGSNLKLNIKICELGEIYEAHKNDHKAKAAFSRIRYICGSRTLYKAARSQIYKTREFNAQENLKFYAKNLGAFNEIPNIKQEPDLKNDLGGTNDIYYLNCALNGFENEISMRSQALKFIDEKELSALNLATDFILCVKSAQNLTLGSDVFAPAKLNEITALMQTKSKKTQENSSVISQKLFFCMHSVAVFSRYLVASFYRSKFKSGAKFSELRAARLKNGFYRFENTIYVPLHVRPRPLNAVLKQLLTLGDAEYKFDVGTIFYLKRAQISKEDAEDSLALFRKILMRNHAHCIIKALLDAEILPVLVKPLEHAVNLAEFDGYHKFSVGEHCVLSVKFAENIKDKFVKSLYDELCIEGRTLLKLALLLHDAGKGLGGDHSVVGSNIFRAYAAKLNLSAKAVNIGVTLVRYHTLMNDVANREDIYDQRTIFSFISKLGDPQTLKLSYIVAYCVINATDEKLYTPYLARLLRELYGICLQSFEDENLLDEASRRVKKELSIRRNAKFAALNENLREKIFAIRSNLLFAKYQPADIIGIAWAAQNADKLSVQVQNHQSLSIEIYAQNYPNLAVLLSALAHLDLGFMEIFELFDGKFYVKLEFNKNVKSSELETLKNLIEISLKSGASAQINRPTILKGELNFDPNHSQEYAKLGINAKDQRGLMAYVLGVFKEFDVKIANARIQTVKNRTRNLLLIEKREGVDLGEILKLLESE
- the glmS gene encoding glutamine--fructose-6-phosphate transaminase (isomerizing), which gives rise to MCGIVGYVGNREKREFILNGLKELEYRGYDSAGMAVMSLDGGCDKCTQEIAFFKATGKLENLAKKSEGFSSSGEGVAIGHTRWATHGKPTEINAHPHLGEHSFVVHNGIIENYKELKEELEAKGVSFLSQTDTEVIVHLFEENLKAIGEPFKAYEATVARLHGAYATLLITKTAPGKIFFAKDAAPLAIGKSEGKEVFFASSDAPLIGLAKEVCYLDDKSYGFVSIDEIAVFKDAKKLSPSFAALPADKSYAQKEGYRFFMEKEIYEQSAVVSETLMGRVKEDAVGLENLTDEYLRNIDDIVICACGTSYHAALTASYLFERLADTRAKVEIASEFRYRRPKLNKNALFIVISQSGETADTLEALKIAKQAGLKTLAICNVDNSSIVRLADDTLLTRAGIEKGVASTKAFATQVVTLWMLALQIAQAKASISKEELKNEIAALLHVPQILNISKEPQERIRRLAKHYLHGHGFFFIGRDIFYPLALEGALKLKEISYLHAEGYPAGEMKHGPIALADERLFTIALMPQTVLYDKTKSNVEELAARDAYILAISPEEFELSDDFIKTSKQAHPMSEFFEMMIILQLFALEIAVRLGNDVDMPRNLAKSVTVE